A window from Opitutia bacterium ISCC 52 encodes these proteins:
- the rhaM gene encoding L-rhamnose mutarotase produces MIRNAFKMKLKAGFEEEYKKRHDEIWPELSEELSAAGVSDYSIFLDEETLTLFAVQKLSDNHTADQLPDTEIVKKWWAYMSDIMECNPDNSPVAIPLKEVFHAE; encoded by the coding sequence ATGATACGCAACGCATTTAAAATGAAACTCAAAGCCGGCTTTGAGGAAGAATACAAAAAACGGCATGACGAGATTTGGCCGGAATTGTCAGAAGAGTTATCTGCAGCCGGTGTATCCGATTATTCGATATTCCTCGATGAGGAAACCCTGACTCTCTTTGCGGTTCAAAAACTCTCAGATAATCACACGGCCGATCAGTTGCCGGATACAGAAATTGTTAAAAAGTGGTGGGCCTATATGTCCGATATTATGGAGTGCAATCCGGATAACTCTCCGGTGGCAATCCCCTTGAAGGAAGTATTTCACGCTGAATAG
- a CDS encoding sodium/solute symporter (Members of the Solute:Sodium Symporter (SSS), TC 2.A.21 as described in tcdb.org, catalyze solute:Na+ symport. Known solutes for members of the family include sugars, amino acids, nucleosides, inositols, vitamins, urea or anions, depending on the system.): MNISWLDFSIIACYFVFIFIITVRIGRKVSDSDDYFLAGRSMRWPMIGASLFATNISAEQFVGQAGLAVAVGIAVANYQLAGVLGFALMGLIFLPTFIRLGIKTAPQFLEIRYGLESRKFLSIITILFIGLNAVPLSLYAGGQVMRDMFGWDSILPGILILCATTGVYAVIGGLKAVVVTDFLQMFILVIGGFLVLGFGLHAAGGIDSFLVKMESLKASGGEDMLSLFRPANHPVIPWTGVVFGLTVHAFYYCSMNHTIVQRAMAAKSIHQGRMGGLFAGLLKALTVFIIVLPGIVGLVLLKDGFFTTPPETEDQIYSAMVRSLLPSGLIGLTLSGLVAALMSSVDSNICSASSLITIDWYQPARPNASEKELVKVGRVVGAVIIIMGMIWAIFVIPHFKFLFDYLAKFNSYSVGGLLACFIGGLLSPYPNRKAGFWTLIIGSVLGLVMWLIADNNALNALAHSMGLGFLDMHFLHGAVFLTVSGFVLLFGISFLTKGDGSESFAEMKSTRLTGMEPTAAENKQFKLWLGIVGVVYVGIYLLFM; this comes from the coding sequence ATGAATATCTCCTGGCTCGATTTCTCCATCATTGCCTGTTACTTTGTCTTTATCTTCATCATAACTGTTCGGATTGGTCGCAAGGTTTCCGATTCAGACGATTACTTCCTCGCCGGTCGCTCTATGCGATGGCCAATGATTGGGGCATCTCTCTTTGCCACCAACATTTCGGCTGAGCAATTCGTGGGGCAGGCTGGTTTGGCTGTTGCGGTGGGGATTGCCGTGGCTAACTACCAATTGGCTGGAGTGTTGGGTTTTGCTTTGATGGGCCTCATATTTCTGCCGACCTTCATTCGATTGGGGATAAAAACAGCCCCACAGTTCCTGGAGATTCGTTACGGTCTCGAGTCGCGGAAGTTTCTTTCGATTATAACGATTCTATTCATCGGTTTAAATGCGGTGCCCCTTTCGCTTTATGCGGGTGGTCAGGTCATGCGGGATATGTTCGGTTGGGACTCCATTTTGCCTGGGATTTTAATTCTTTGTGCGACCACAGGAGTGTATGCCGTGATTGGTGGATTGAAAGCCGTGGTGGTCACCGATTTTCTCCAAATGTTCATTTTGGTTATAGGAGGTTTTTTAGTGCTCGGTTTTGGGCTTCATGCTGCGGGTGGCATTGATAGCTTCCTTGTCAAGATGGAGTCATTGAAAGCGAGTGGGGGTGAGGATATGCTGTCTTTATTTCGCCCGGCCAATCATCCGGTTATTCCTTGGACAGGTGTAGTATTCGGATTAACGGTACATGCGTTTTATTACTGCTCAATGAACCATACGATCGTGCAACGTGCGATGGCCGCAAAAAGTATTCATCAGGGCCGCATGGGAGGATTGTTTGCAGGTTTACTGAAAGCACTCACGGTGTTTATTATCGTGCTTCCGGGAATCGTCGGGTTGGTATTGCTCAAAGACGGCTTCTTTACCACGCCTCCTGAGACTGAGGACCAGATTTACTCAGCTATGGTGCGCTCTTTATTGCCGAGCGGATTAATTGGCCTCACGCTTTCCGGATTGGTAGCCGCATTGATGAGCTCGGTGGATTCCAATATCTGTTCCGCATCTAGTCTGATCACCATTGATTGGTATCAGCCTGCCAGGCCCAATGCTTCAGAGAAGGAGCTCGTGAAAGTCGGTAGAGTCGTGGGGGCTGTTATTATCATAATGGGAATGATCTGGGCGATATTTGTCATTCCACATTTTAAGTTCCTTTTCGATTATCTGGCCAAGTTTAATTCCTATTCGGTTGGGGGCTTGCTTGCCTGCTTTATAGGAGGACTACTTTCACCTTATCCAAATCGTAAAGCTGGGTTTTGGACCCTCATTATTGGGTCCGTTCTTGGGCTTGTTATGTGGCTGATCGCCGATAACAATGCGCTCAATGCCTTGGCACATTCAATGGGTTTAGGATTCTTGGATATGCATTTTCTCCATGGGGCTGTGTTTCTCACTGTCAGCGGTTTTGTTCTGCTCTTTGGTATTTCTTTCCTTACGAAAGGCGACGGTTCGGAATCCTTTGCCGAAATGAAAAGCACCCGTTTGACCGGTATGGAGCCCACCGCTGCTGAGAATAAGCAATTCAAACTGTGGCTTGGCATTGTGGGAGTTGTTTACGTGGGTATCTACTTGTTGTTTATGTAG
- a CDS encoding alpha/beta fold hydrolase, protein MIDTIKNKEGEGLDFEFSKGDHDSEQSEWIAVLGHGVTGNKDRPIVADTADALNKAGIDTLRFSFSGNGDSEGRFVDSNISKEVEDLAVALNAVSGSYSKVCYLGHSMGAAVGVIRAAEDKRINALVSMAGMVDTKAFAQTEFGEEVPDAGLMWEETDCPLSSLFMNDLCTTVGNVESWICKVEVPWLLVHGTGDDVVLPQDSETVKRLKGDSVDLLSVEGADHSFNEPSHKAALLEAVVSWLRSLA, encoded by the coding sequence ATGATCGATACGATAAAGAACAAGGAAGGGGAGGGGCTGGATTTCGAATTTTCCAAAGGCGACCACGACTCCGAACAAAGCGAATGGATTGCCGTTCTTGGACACGGAGTCACGGGGAATAAGGATCGACCCATAGTTGCCGATACCGCTGATGCTTTGAATAAAGCAGGGATTGATACCCTCCGTTTTTCTTTTTCTGGCAATGGTGATTCTGAAGGTAGATTTGTGGATTCAAACATTTCCAAGGAAGTCGAAGATCTAGCTGTTGCGTTGAACGCTGTATCTGGATCTTATTCTAAGGTGTGCTACCTCGGTCATAGCATGGGTGCAGCGGTAGGTGTTATTCGGGCAGCAGAGGACAAGCGTATCAACGCTCTGGTATCTATGGCTGGAATGGTCGATACCAAAGCGTTTGCTCAAACAGAGTTTGGAGAAGAGGTCCCCGATGCAGGACTCATGTGGGAAGAAACGGATTGTCCACTGTCCTCCTTGTTTATGAACGATCTGTGTACTACCGTTGGCAATGTCGAATCTTGGATTTGCAAGGTCGAGGTGCCCTGGTTGCTGGTGCACGGTACGGGTGACGATGTCGTGCTTCCTCAGGACAGCGAAACTGTCAAAAGACTCAAAGGTGATTCGGTCGATTTACTATCCGTAGAGGGTGCAGACCACAGTTTTAACGAACCCTCCCACAAAGCAGCGCTTTTAGAAGCTGTCGTTTCGTGGCTTAGAAGCCTGGCATAG